A window from Culex pipiens pallens isolate TS chromosome 3, TS_CPP_V2, whole genome shotgun sequence encodes these proteins:
- the LOC120430337 gene encoding uncharacterized protein LOC120430337: protein MATANESTMGWPPIQNGNNLNPNRRTLQTWMDPKNEHGQVEILQLKATQGGKLPNNPFIISKTIENTVGKIAAAHTEGKGERYVLKVRNHAHFEKLQTVTKLIDGTDVQIIPHPTQNIVKCIVTCREAETLSEEELQQELEQQGVRAVHRIKKFVNGAQIGKPTLVITFNGTVAPEYLFFGLIRIKTRTYYQSPLLCYKCFDYGHPKTKCANPSRCSNCSQSHVEELDKCPNATFCKNCEQAHSPKDKKCPIYLKENAIIHLKTDKNCTYSEAKEIYDQENSTVTFASKVQERLQQARDESAKDDEIKKLKLEIEKLKSIAKEIVAIKGQNIKLREQYKKKLEENYILTKQQNDTQATPDNTNPPLDPSPKTPETKPKPINKRLLGKTSSIPIQPSKKMVTSEDEPDVNITLEDNSEDSQVLMDEEMADRDLTSPTL, encoded by the coding sequence ATGGCCACGGCTAACGAGTCCACAATGGGTTGGCCTCCAATCCAGAACGGCAACAACCTGAACCCGAACAGAAGAACGCTACAAACATGGATGGACCCCAAGAATGAACACGGTCAGGTTGAAATTCTGCAGCTGAAAGCGACACAAGGCGGAAAACTACCAAACAACCCCTTTATTATTTCCAAAACCATCGAGAACACAGTGGGAAAGATCGCAGCAGCCCACACGGAAGGAAAAGGAGAACGATATGTCCTGAAGGTGCGAAATCATGCGCACTTCGAAAAGCTGCAAACTGTAACTAAGCTCATTGACGGTACCGACGTCCAGATCATACCCCACCCTACGCAGAACATCGTGAAATGTATTGTCACTTGCCGGGAAGCCGAGACCTTGAGTGAAGAGGAACTACAACAAGAATTGGAACAACAAGGGGTCCGAGCAGTACATCGAATCAAGAAGTTTGTCAACGGAGCACAAATCGGAAAACCAACACTCGTCATCACCTTCAATGGAACTGTTGCACCAGAATACCTGTTCTTTGGGCTCATTCGTATCAAAACAAGAACCTACTATCAATCTCCTCTGCTATGCTACAAGTGTTTTGATTACGGCCATCCTAAAACGAAATGCGCTAACCCCTCTCGTTGCTCCAACTGTTCCCAATCTCATGTGGAGGAGCTAGACAAGTGCCCCAATGCTACTTTTTGCAAAAACTGCGAACAAGCCCACTCACCAAAAGACAAAAAGTGCCCTATTTATCTCAAAGAAAATGCCATTATTCATCtcaaaacagacaaaaattGTACGTACAGCGAAGCTAAAGAGATTTATGACCAAGAAAACAGTACTGTTACCTTCGCATCAAAGGTGCAAGAGAGATTACAACAAGCGAGGGACGAATCTGCAAAAGATGATGAGATCAAAAAGCTAAAActggaaattgaaaaacttaaGAGCATAGCAAAAGAAATCGTTGCAATTAAAGGTCAAAACATAAAGCTGCGAGAACAATACAAGAAAAAACTGGAAGAAAATTACATTCTCACTAAACAACAAAACGATACCCAAGCTACACCAGACAACACGAACCCGCCACTAGATCCGTCACCTAAAACACCTGAAACAAAACCCAAGCCGATTAACAAACGATTACTAGGCAAAACATCCTCGATACCTATTCAGCCTTCGAAAAAAATGGTAACTTCTGAAGACGAACCCGACGTAAACATCACCCTGGAAGACAACTCGGAAGACAGCCAAGTCCTCATGGACGAAGAAATGGCAGATCGTGACCTAACATCTCCAACACTTTAA
- the LOC120430339 gene encoding queuine tRNA-ribosyltransferase accessory subunit 2, with the protein MKFVLETVSKCSGRLGSLSGVDRLASSAKFQTPALVLHTKGGSVPHLSKEVLHYLTGAEPQLMQYSLNGTVHMEEAVRGCGDGLSGFVAQKESVSLLVLRDPAEPCQPGYHEKDVVPVFGRSGRKNFTAESYMSLVEAFRPDVYVPLFDGDTDGGSSKKREQRSQERTETFVEQCLEVHRKSEKLKGASVLGPIVGGYNKKLREKSVQFVERLKDDFAGYFIAGLHSNGISATEVKAAPLLDIVSSVCQQLPSEKPRFMFGAFTPQLVLELVVRGVDIFDTSYPYLKTQQNRALNFSFDTSDSTVATRKNELDLTDACWAEDFTGFVDGCQCLACTKHTKAYTHHLYNTREMLAPILLMIHNLHHYFEFFKAIRRHVAQDTVGELIAHINKHVMVPVTDRVAKETGKSLDGAELKESVSVQVEAKRVKV; encoded by the exons ATGAAATTCGTTCTGGAAACCGTGTCCAAGTGTTCCGGCCGCCTTGGTTCGCTCAGCGGCGTGGACCGACTAGCCAGCAGCGCCAAGTTTCAAACGCCGGCCCTCGTACTCCACACCAAG GGTGGCAGCGTCCCGCACCTTTCGAAAGAAGTGTTGCACTATCTGACCGGTGCAGAGCCACAGCTGATGCAGTACTCGCTGAACGGAACCGTCCACATGGAGGAAGCCGTACGGGGTTGTGGCGATGGGCTTTCCGGCTTTGTCGCCCAGAAAGAATCGGTGTCTTTGCTGGTGCTGCGCGATCCGGCCGAACCGTGCCAGCCCGGCTATCACGAGAAGGACGTGGTGCCGGTATTTGGCCGCAGCGGGCGGAAGAACTTTACCGCGGAAAGTTACATGAGTTTGGTGGAGGCGTTCCGGCCGGACGTTTACGTGCCGCTGTTTGACGGCGATACCGACGGGGGGAGTTCGAAGAAGCGCGAGCAGAGGTCACAGGAGCGGACCGAGACGTTCGTGGAGCAGTGTCTAGAGGTGCACCGGAAGTCGGAAAAGCTGAAGGGCGCTTCCGTTTTGGGTCCGATCGTGGGTGGTTACAACAAGAAGCTGCGGgagaaatcagttcaatttgttgaacGGTTGAAGGATGACTTTGCTGGATATTTTATAGCGGGACTTCATTCGAATGGTATTTCTGCTACTGAAGTAAAGGCGGCACCTCTGCTGGACATTGTGTCTTCAGTCTGTCAGCAGCTACCCTCGGAAAAGCCCAGATTCATGTTCGGTGCCTTCACCCCACAGCTGGTTCTGGAACTCGTGGTTCGCGGAGTGGACATCTTCGACACGAGCTACCCGTACTTGAAAACGCAACAGAACCGGGCGCTTAACTTTAGCTTCGACACGTCGGACAGCACCGTGGCCACGCGGAAGAACGAACTTGACCTGACGGATGCCTGCTGGGCGGAGGACTTTACCGGGTTCGTCGACGGTTGTCAGTGTTTGGCCTGCACCAAGCACACCAAGGCGTACACGCACCATCTGTACAACACGAGGGAAATGCTGGCGCCGATTCTGCTCATGAT cCACAATCTACATCACTATTTTGAGTTCTTCAAAGCGATCCGGAGGCACGTAGCGCAGGACACGGTTGGCGAACTGATTGCCCACATCAACAAGCATGTGATGGTTCCGGTTACTGACAGAGTGGCAAAAGAAACTGGCAAAAGTTTGGACGGTGCAGAACTCAAGGAATCCGTTTCCGTTCAGGTTGAAGCAAAGCGGGTGAAAGTGTAG
- the LOC120430342 gene encoding ubiquitin carboxyl-terminal hydrolase isozyme L5, giving the protein MADSAGEWCLIESDPGVFTELIREFGVEGVQVEELWSLDEERFKELDPVHGLIFLFKWVKDEPAGSIVQDSRLEKIFFAKQVINNACATQAILSILLNSKHSDIKLGSTLTDFKEFCMSFDAQNKGLALSNASQIRTVHNSFARQTLFELDNKQANKDDDVFHFVGYIPIDGRLYELDGLKEGPIDLGAVGPEEDWISVVRPIIEKRIQKYSEGEIHFNLMALVTDRQVIYQRQIDQLLQQADDAMDTDTKQEEITRLRLHIEDEVAKRKRYKVENIRRKHNYLPLIVELLKVLAANGQLMPLYEKAKQRAVEREATKVAAQK; this is encoded by the exons ATGGCCGACAGTGCTGGAGAATGGTGCCTGATCGAGTCCGATCCGGGCGTGTTTACCGAGTTGATCCGGGAGTTTG GAGTTGAAGGGGTCCAGGTGGAGGAACTGTGGAGTCTGGACGAGGAACGGTTTAAGGAGTTGGATCCGGTTCATGGGTTGATTTTCCTGTTTAAATGGGTTAAGGATGAACCGGCGGGGTCGATTGTGCAGGATAGCCGGCTGGAGAAGATCTTCTTTGCCAAGCAGGTTATTAATAATGCGTGTGCTACTCAGgccattttgagcattttgttGAACAGCAAACATTCCGACATTAAGCTCGGTTCGACGCTGACTGACTTCAAGGAGTTTTGCATGTCCTTCGACGCCCAGAACAAAGGGCTGGCTTTGTCGAACGCGTCCCAGATCCGGACTGTGCACAATTCCTTCGCGAGGCAGACACTCTTCGAGTTGGACAACAAGCAGGCCAACAAGGATGACGACGTGTTCCACTTTGTCGGTTACATTCCGATCGATGGCCGTCTTTACGAGCTCGACGGCCTCAAGGAAGGTCCGATCGATTTGGGCGCAGTCGGTCCCGAGGAGGATTGGATCAGCGTGGTGCGGCCAATAATCGAGAAGCGGATCCAAAAGTACAGCGAAGGAGAGATTCACTTTAATCTGATGGCTTTGGTCACGGATCGGCAGGTGATTTACCAGCGCCAGATTGATCAGCTGCTGCAGCAGGCCGATGACGCGATGGACACGGATACCAAGCAGGAGGAAATCACCCGGCTCCGGCTGCACATCGAGGATGAGGTGGCCAAACGAAAGCGCTACAAGGTGGAAAACATTCGCCGCAAACATAACTATTTGCCACTGATAGTTGAACTGCTTAAGGTCCTGGCGGCCAACGGCCAGCTTATGCCGCTGTACGAAAAGGCCAAACAGAGGGCTGTCGAACGAGAGGCGACGAAGGTGGCCGCGCAGAAGTAG